Proteins encoded within one genomic window of Rhinoderma darwinii isolate aRhiDar2 chromosome 5, aRhiDar2.hap1, whole genome shotgun sequence:
- the NEUROD6 gene encoding neurogenic differentiation factor 6, giving the protein MLTLPFDESVVMTESQLCRKYVRESEEPRPAKKVESCSKQIVPHGNNIKRTPEEETEQEEEEEDREEEDENGMPRRRGPRKKKMTKVRIERIKVRRVEANARERGRMHGLNDALDNLRKVVPCYSKTQKLSKIETLRLAKNYIWALSEILRIGKRPDLLTFVQNLCKGLSQPTTNLVAGCLQLNARSFLMGQSGEAVHHARSPYTSIYPPYHSPELSTPPGHGSLDNSKTGKPYNYCSAYESFYESTSPECTSPQFEGPLSPPSMNYNGIFSLKQEEALDYGKNYNYGMHYCAVPGRAPLGQSSMFRLPTDSHFPYDFHLRSQSLAMQDELNAVFHN; this is encoded by the coding sequence ATGTTAACACTTCCATTTGACGAATCTGTTGTGATGACGGAGTCGCAGCTTTGTAGAAAGTATGTGCGGGAAAGCGAGGAGCCAAGACCTGCAAAGAAAGTAGAAAGCTGTTCTAAACAGATAGTGCCTCATGGGAATAATATCAAAAGGACACCTGAAGAGGAAACAGagcaagaagaagaggaggaggacaggGAAGAAGAGGATGAAAATGGAATGCCAAGGAGGAGGGggccaagaaaaaaaaagatgacCAAGGTCAGAATTGAAAGGATTAAAGTAAGACGAGTAGAAGCCAACGCAAGAGAACGAGGGAGAATGCATGGTCTAAATGATGCCCTGGACAATTTAAGGAAAGTTGTGCCCTGCTATTCTAAGACgcaaaaactgtctaaaatagaaacTTTAAGGCTGGCCAAAAACTATATCTGGGCTTTGTCTGAGATCTTGCGTATTGGGAAGAGACCAGATTTACTCACCTTTGTGCAAAATCTATGCAAAGGTTTGTCCCAGCCCACCACAAATTTGGTGGCTGGGTGCCTGCAGCTCAATGCCAGGAGTTTTCTCATGGGTCAGAGTGGCGAGGCAGTCCATCATGCAAGATCCCCATATACGTCTATTTACCCTCCATATCACAGCCCTGAGCTTAGCACCCCACCAGGTCATGGGAGCCTTGACAATTCCAAGACAGGAAAGCCATACAATTACTGTAGTGCTTATGAATCTTTTTATGAAAGCACTTCTCCTGAGTGCACCAGCCCTCAGTTTGAAGGTCCCTTAAGCCCTCCCTCCATGAACTATAATGGGATATTTTCCCTGAAGCAAGAAGAGGCCTTGGACTATGGGAAAAATTACAATTATGGCATGCATTACTGTGCAGTGCCAGGCAGGGCTCCCCTCGGGCAGAGCTCTATGTTCAGGTTGCCTACAGACAGCCACTTCCCTTATGACTTCCATCTGCGCAGCCAGTCTCTCGCCATGCAAGATGAATTAAATGCAGTTTTTCATAATTAA